The genomic interval CAGTCAAACACAATTGTAAGAACACACATGAACCTACAGGCATGTTTTCAACAAACATAAGGACAACATGGAAAATATCCTAACCATGCAACCGTTTGCaagatgataaaaaataaaaaaacacgtGTTGAAATGAACTTAATGTCACATGTGCCTTAGCACCGGGAATTGGAATCTCACCAATTATGTTGACAGGAAGTTTCAAGGCTGCTGCAGTGACAATAGAGGAACAGACTGTAGCGGCTCCACCCATATCAGCCCTCATTGCGTCCATGCCTGAGGAGGGCTTCAGAGAAATGCCACCGCTGTCGGCAAGAAAAGGGCTTAATTAATACACATTTCATTGCACTGACCCATTGCAGAATATATGTTCCACTCTACTTAACCCTCTATAGCGGGAATGTTATCATTTACctattgtgtgcatttttttttttatcttgttagACAAAACACTAAATTGTCACTTAAGGACCAAAGGAAGAGGAGATAACTGTGATAACATTCACCTGTCAAAAGTGATTCCTTTTCCCACTAGTACTAAAGGTGGCTGACTGGAATCTGAGCTTCCATTGTAGTGCAGCTCAAGGAAGACAGGGGGCTCCTCTGAGCCTTTTGAAACACTCAAGAACGCCCCCATCTGCTGCTCCTCTATCCAGGACTGCGACCTGTGAGAAAATCAATGTCCATTACTGTGCAACTGCTGGAAGTAGACAGTTACTGCTTAAATATATGCAATATCTTGCCTTGCTTATATATGTTactgtgtttgcttgtcttagTGCAGCTCTTAAGTAGCAGCTAAGTAACTAAATTGAGTAATTATACATCCAATTGTATAAATGAGTCATATGCTAATTACAGTAAGCTACATAAGCCACTCTGAATAaaagtgcaaaacaaacaaataatgtagCAAATACCTGCTCTAAAATTTATGAGAAACCCAGACcccaaatgtgattttttttccttatgcaGGTGTAAATCTTCTGcaactttcaaaacatttgaaattcagCAGTCAGTAATATGATTAAGTAAAAGACATCTTGGTCTCCAGAAAAAATCCTTACCGTTTATGAATGGTAACTTTATCAGAGAAAGGCGCAAGCCGCTGCTCTATGgtatttgcaaaaaatgttGGGGTGACGTGATTGGCTGGAGCTTCCATCAGGCGCCTTGCCAGATTCTGTCCCTCTCCGTACAGCACCCCCTTTTCCCAGGCCCCGGCCTCAGAGCTGGAAAACATTGCCATCACACCTTTAAGGCTCCCTGTGCATTCAGACGTACAGGTAGCATCACACTGGATGTTAGATTCAAGTTAAAGTCAAAGTACTTTTATGATTATAAGGCCACTTCATTCCAATTTTCTTCATAAcctttgtgttactgttttcGTACATCCATAAAGCAAAGATTTGTGAGATTTAATATCCATTTTTTAACACTGACCTAATTCTCCTCAATCTGTTgaaaaatcaattaatattcaatttaaaaatcttttctgaGTAGGAAAatctgtacatttgtacatttacagtatggGTATACCTATTATCGTCAATGAATATCGCATGCTTGTATTTGACTGTGTTTTCACTGCACCTGCCATGCAGCTTTGTTTTGACcgccttcttcttcttcttcttgaaCTCGTCATATTCAAACAGCCCCAGCACTGCGCCCTCTGCGGCCGACTGGGCGTCGCCACAGGGGTCCACCTCCACCTCCGGAACCTCCAGGTCCTGAAGCAGCCTGCAGCCCGCTGCAAGACACACGTGCAGCACGGCTCAGAAACAAGCTGCAGCTTTCATTGCAACATTACCGTGCTTATGAGGTGCCGTgattttccctgggtttggcTATGCTATGGCTGTGGTGTGGGGAATTTCATCAAAAGCAGTTGGTTTCAGGGGCTTACCATTATAATCATAAGTATAATCATAATCACCATTACAATCATAAATTGGGCGGGAGTGCAGCGTAGTGATTAAGGAGcgggacttgtaaccaaaaggttgccagttcgattccccacttaggctgtatccttgggcaaggtacctaacccacaattgcctcaggaaatatccagctgtataaatgcgtaacattgtggaaaaaactgtaaccgatgtaaggCACTAACATAAAAGCGTCTGATAAAACGCtaataatgaaaagaagaaCTACAATggaaaactgttaaaaatatatgcatgcaaatacatacacattttttgctCAACTGAATCACTATTCCTTCATTTGAGAATTGCACATTTGTTCCTCTAATCTCTCAATTTTTACAGTTAGGTAGCTTGCAGCAAAGTTTAATAACACATGTTAGAATGCATCTCATCAGCAGGCCAACTAAGGCATGTCATAATTCGTCACAAGAGATTTTGTGCTATTTTGACATTGCTCTTTCATATTTTACCCTGAAGGTAGAGTGAACATTGGCCCCAGATCAGCTGTTGAGTTCTTCATTTTTAAGAGAGAAACCTGATCCTAGTCCAGCATATGCaatcactgtgcatgtgtgttattaGTCTATGTGAAAATGACAAGACATTTTACCTGAAACAGCAGCTCGAATATTCTCTTTGCGATTGTCCCAGCACTCTTTATCACACACATCTGCCGAGCTTTTACCAAGACCAATAAGGACGACACTGGAAAACTCCTACAATGAAGCAGGAGCAGatggaaaaatgtaatgtattgtgaaGAACAAACACAGTCATCAAATTAAGGTTTAAGCAAATGTTAATTAATGGTTTCAAATTTGAAACAAGTCTTCATGGACTTGAATATCACTTGCCACTTTAACCAACAACTGAATCAAATTCTAAAATATAGAACGAGTGATACATTTATAAACTTAGCAATAAGGTAActctgaattcatttttaaaaaatattttcacgtATTTCTTTCAACATACCTTATCAACACCATAAAATATCCTGCTTTTGCCCTTTTTGAGAGCTGGTCCAGATCTATagtgtgtcagagaggaagaTAATGAACGTTCGTGACTTCCATGGTAGAAATGTAAACAGGCAAACAGTTTAATGCTTAACGTTAATTCGCTGGAATATTGGAGTATAGACAGCACATAAATGATAATTTCAGTCACAATCTCTTCATTCGTGGATGTCGTTTCAGACTCACATGGTCAATAACTCTCTCAGCTTTCCTGAGAGTGCTCGGTCAAAGTTCTCAGCAGCCTCTGTGAAATGTACACTGtcatcttctttttctttctcatataCACCCAGGACCAAGCCCTGTGGACGAAACAACAGCGAGCTCATAATGGAGGTGTGCCTCTATTACTTATGAACAGTCACTTTGACGAAGTGTTCGTTAACGCGTTTCGCTAcctacaataaaataataacaatatgcACGATGCGGCGACCTTGTAGCTAACAAAAATTTAAGTAACTGGTTAGCTTGGCAGGAAGTGAAGATTTCGGAAGAAGGGAGGACATTTTAAATGGacgctagctagttagcaagaaAACCACACGCAAGAATAACCATCGTAACATtagctagaaaaaaaaagaaatgacaaacttACTTTTCTGGCATTCCAGCAGTTTTGGGATACTGAAAAAGATCTGCAGCAGTGTCTCCTTACTCCAGGTAGTATTAATTTTCTAAACGGACGCAGCATCATGGACTGGACAATCTCCTATCACACAAGTATACTAGCGAATGTAGACCTCAATCTCAATAGCATTCACAGTGTTACATGTACCCAACTCACCATGCGTAAGGTTGTCTGACAACCTTTAACTGTCGCGTTTGCTATGTCATCAGAGAGCGACACATGCATTAAGGGATTATTGTAAAGTGCGTGCTCCGtgttgttattatgattattattatagtttGGGTATcctttcacagaaaatattgtttgtttccCTACATTATTCACAATTTTCTACAGTAAGTTGCTTATTGGGAATGCAAAGCCCATTCTTCACCTGACGTATCTACGAAGCTGTTGATTTGTAGTTATACCCCTAAAATTATCAGTCGGAATGAACATTAAGAGGATTGTAACTGTCAGTGTTTTAAATAAGGTTCATGTAAGCAACAGAAGTATAAAATACTGAAACCGTTCAATGCAgaactattatttatttattgctataTCGAGTTGTTATTAATCACATCAATGCTGTGCAAGCATGGCATTGAAATTTTAATGTTGAAGTGTATACTAGTTTATACCTTAAATAAAATAGTCTTTATCCTCAGGAGCGATATTCATCTAAAACCATATAAACCACTATATAACCACTTCTTAGTTGCACAAACCAGGTGATACTGATAGATACTGCCTAGAAGCGTTGACTTAAGAAGAGCTTTAACTGTCTTCACATAACAGGTAGGGTCAGGATTAGATCTGAGGAAGGTGAACCTGGATCAGTTGGTGGCAGCACCAAGTACCCAAGCGGAAGGGCACAAGAAATGTGAGGTACAGCATAAGTCCTGATGAAGGCAACGGTAGAGCTTGTGTTCCCATGTCATGTGACAGTCTTGACATTGATGTCAGCTTCATTGTATAATTGTTTTCCATATAAGATTCACTGAAATAAGATGAATGAAAACTAGATGTTTGTCATCAcatgtattatatttacattttacataaatgctGAAAAGATGAATAGCTTGTTGaaatacactgtacaaaaaGTTTCATGGTGTAGGTGCAATTCACTGACAGACCATTCTGTTAATTTGCTTATCAGATCCTTTCATCTGGGGTGTGTTACATAGCTTAAACCTTACAAGTTAAAACCATTAATGCCTCTTCAAGGACTCAAACCTGCATTCTACTGTCCACAAAACCAGACTCATAAACAACTACTCCATTCTGCAGAAACTTGgcaacatgcccccccccccccccccccccccccacaaaaaaaaagcgAGCCTTGCGTTCAAATGTGGAGAAAGTGCTGGAAGTGGTGGTAATCCAGAGCTGTGAGTCCGTCTCAGTAAAGGAGGTCCTCAGCTGTTACAGTGGGCACCTCTGGCTTCTTAGTCTGTATTTTTGGGAGATGGATTTTACTCATGGCCACCACAATAAAGTTCACGCCATGTGTTGCCGCACttgccacacacagccaaaagGAGAAGGCATAGTCCTCCTCCAGGATGACAAACTGGAAGATGTCTTCTTTGAAGTTGGCCACTCTCTCTGTTAGACGGTGGTGTTTCATTGCTGCAATGAAACAGACAATGGCAAACACCCCAAACAGACCTGGAAAACCATAGAAAGGACCAGAGTTACAGGCCACCAAAATACATGccagcattttattattttttgttttttatgtatgaAGATGAAATGCTTATAGTTTGGCATAATGAATTTCAATGCAATACACTTTTTCCCAGAGGAATTCTGAAAAATTACCACATGACAACTTAGGCCATCTTGTTAATTTTATTGATGAAGGTGTAACTAGGTACTTTCTTCAGGGGGGTGtacttatatatttatatttacatgtaattaaTGTTAGTTAAGGGCAATGGCAATGGCACTTTGTCCTGTAATTGTTTAAGTGAGTCTCATCGCTGAATGTTCAGGTCACTGTTGGATCAGTTCAACGCATCACGCTAGCAGCACGGAATGCAGAATATAATGCTATtgttattatactgtatatatttcagaggttttattttactttataaatCAAAAACTGTGTGGAGGATTATTACAATACACTTCAAGCACAACTTTCCTATATTGTATTAATGAGGTTCAACATACCTGCAAAAAAGTTCCATAGGTATATCCCAGACGGCCCTTTTATAGACTGATATGGAATTTTTCTTgcattataaatacaaaatgctaAAGTGACCAAAGCAAAGCCTATTGCAATAAAAAGGAATAAGATGATGATCACATGCAGCCCACCATTCAGTTTCCTCACAAGTTTGGggaaaactgcaaaataaaaaatacatatgtttaCTTTTAAACTTCCAACATACTGAATTAATTCTACTTCTAACATAATtacaacattttgtttgtaaaatttTGATATAGTAATTTATCTATTAAAAAcgtaaattgttttttgtttgatataATATCAAAAGGGCAAAAGTAAAACAATTTGGTTAGCAACATAGTACAAGCAGCAGTGTCGGTTCAATTATTTGTTTGCACCAAAGACTTCATCAGTTAATCAGAATTGAATGCAGCAAATAATTCTAAAATGGAAGAACAAGAATAGAATACAGATTCACTTTCATTGAATGAAGGCAATATTTTCCTAGAAAATAAAGACTCATGCAATGGATTACAGCAACtcacaaaaaccaaacagattCTTACTGTAGATCCTGGATCGTCGGCTTCCTAGCCCACACTGCCTGATTTTGCCTCCTTGAAAGAGCCCAAAATAAATATCCCCGATAAATTTCACCAGCTCCGGATCCGATGCATTAACCAGCTCTGCTCCAGTTTTGCACAGGATTCTCCCGGTCACCCACTTCTCCGTCGAAAGAGCTACAACTATCAGGACAACTGAGGCGATGCTGAGCACAGAAGCCAAGGAAAAAGTGATCTTCTTCCAGATTCCAGGCATTTCATTGCTTATGATACTATGGCCCCATGTTGCCTAGCTGCAATACGATGCCAGGTTGTGTCAGCAATCTcttttgtaatgcaaatgtgCATCTGGCATATCCTTGCCCAAAAGGTATTGCATATAAACCTCATTTGAGAGTCAAAgtaatgttaaaacattttttgaaataccCAGTCTAACCTGAAAACTAAGCATCGCCATTAGCAGGATGGAAATAAAATCTACAGTGCTCGAGAGATCTCTCTTACCTCAGGGGGAAATTCTATCTCTTGCACCGTGCTAGTGTTCCAGCAAGTAGtttaattccccccccccccccccccccccccccctaaaacAACACCTCTAACATTCCTTGCCAATGGCAGGCTGTCAGTTCAAATGTGGTGCAGCCAGGTCAAAATATTGCTTTATAATGGTTTAATTTCCAGTCGTATCTACCAGAGACATGGCAATCGTTATCAACACCCCTGCCGTACCCTGGATCAGATGTCACTGCAACCAACTCCCACTCGCCACCCCCACTTCCCTAAATGTCAGCCTCCGCACACAAGGCATGGCCAATTCTTCCAAGCCACAAAGCACCAAGCAACCAAGGAGGAGAAAAGGTCATGTTTAATGATGCTCAAACCAAATTATGTCAACATGCAGCTATTAAACATAAAACCATTTTGCTGAAGGTCTGTACCattgtttgtaattttgtgGTTCGAGTAAATGCTCAACTGTTATGATGTACTGTTTTCTGTGCATTAAATATGTTTGTCTCCAAATGAATTAGAtcagctgcagttctgtccGAACACACCAGCATTCTGAAACAGTGTTCACTGTGTTTCACTGAAGAGAAGCTCTGATGCAGAGTATATAACCACAGCAGACCCATATATTCTCATATGATTATACTTGTAGGACTACAGGTCACGGTTACACTCACGAGGAATCCTTTGTTGCTAAAATAACAGCAGGTTTGCAAGCCCTGTTGAAATAGACAATGCGAAGTCCGCCGCGCTGGCGGTGGTGCTGTGCGCTGCACTTTCCGTGCTAAACGGGATTAGTGGTGGGAGGGACAATGGGAGGGACCAGCAGAGTGCACGCTAGTGTCATTACCCTGCTGCGGTGGAGGTTGTTGCAGCCAGCGGTTCGTGTCAGAAAGTTTCGGACCAGAGACGGGTTAGAATGGCAGCGGGGGAAGCGCACCGAGTTATCGTCTACGGGGGAAGAGGAGCCCTGGGCTCCAAATGCGTGGAATACTTCAAGTCCAAAAGCTGGGTTAGTTCCATTCGTTCAAGCCTGGTCGAATGACAATTTGTTTTCACTCCATGCTCATACCATGCATCTGCGTATGGGATCGaatagctaaccagctagctagctaacaccaTGTGTTAGCTAAATGGTCATGTAGCAagttgttaatatttatttctttaaaatgacgTTACTGTGAATTGGTTTGTTGATCTGTTTGGCTGGTGTGGTTGCGTGCATGTTATGACATGACCCCGTGATCAGTTCATAAGAGGGTGTTATAAGCCGTCTAATGTTGTGCATGCTTCGAATCCATAATTTGCTATTAACgactgtctgtgttgttttgcagTGGGTTGCCAGCATCGACATCACCGCTAATGAAGAGGCGAGCGCGAACGTGCTGGTGAAGCTCACTGACTCTTTTACAGAGCAAGCGGATCAGGTAGGAGATGGTATTTTCCTCTGACTCAATGTCCAGTCGCCAGGGAGATGGTTACTTGCTAGCGTACAGATGAGACACATTTTATAGGCTAGATCAGAACAAATGCGCTTCAGGAAGTACCGGTACATGTCGATATGCACTTTGCTCCCAGATCGTACCAGAAGGAGACGGTTCAGACACGACACAGCGTGAATCAGTTCTCCTATATCCCGTTTGTTGTCCCGCTTGCTGCAGGTGACAGCGGATGTCTCTATGTTGTTGGGAGGTGAAAAAGTGGATGCGATCCTCTGTGTTGCAGGGGGGTGGGCAGGTGGTAGCGCCAAGGCTAAAGGTTAGTGCCCAATATTTATGTCTTAAAATACAATGGAAACCAGTCGATCTTAAGCAGAATGAAGTCGTTTGAAAAACGTTGACATTTGACAACAACTAGAGGTACAATGGGATTCTGAAGAAGCAAGCCCTTGGACCATTTTACTCAGTTATCAGAACAATGGTCACCTTAAAAGAAATGCACcatatttggggaaaaaaaggtaaacCCCTAAACAGCACCTAAACTGAGAGTTAGCCCTATGCTAAACCCCTAAACAGCACCTAAACAGCAGTTTAGGTGTTGTGAGAGTTAGCCTTATGTGCATACAACCAATGAAACTGCCAATTCTGCCTGTAACTAAGTACCCAGTATTTGGAAGCACTAGGCAAGGACCACTTTTCTTAAGTACATATTTAATTGGGAAAAATAGTCTGAATTAGTTACATCTAATTAAACAGACATTGAGTCACCCAGGAATACTCAGTGGCCCTGGTGTATTATTGTTGCCATTGTCTCATAAAGACCTGTTGTTTCGTCCATGATCTCTTCTAGCTCTGTACAAAAACACTGACCTGATGTGGAAGCAGAGTGTCTGGACATCAACCATCTCTAGCCATTTGGCCACCAAGCATTTGAAGGAGGGCGGCCTGCTGACATTAGCAGGGGCCAAAGCGGCCCTGGCTGGAACCCCTGGTAGGAATTGTGTGGattttcattgttgttattaattcGCTTGGCAGACACCCCTGTACAGGGTGACTTACAGTCCAGTGTTGTCCTTTCATTCCACTGGGTGTCATACTGACACAGGTCAGGTTGAGTACCTTGTTCAAGTGTGCTGTCGGCAATATTGGCTGCTCATATGCATTTGCCTTTTTCAAATAAGATGGAGAGATAGAGCCAGCCTTGCACAATCTTATCAGTGACACTGATTCAGCCTTGACATATGGAGGGACAGGGCTTGCTTCCACACAAACAAGCAGGCTAAATAAACATGAGCGTTGTGCTAATATTCATGTAGATGGAATGAGCCAGCAGTCTCACAGGAAATTAAAAACCTGAACATAAGTAGATTGTGTCAAATGCAGCCAATCATTCACACAGGAATGGAAGAGGTACATGcgacttttatgccaatgtGTAATCTGGTCttaaattgtaaaataactactaatatgtagtttttttttttactgtcattgCAGAAAAGCCATAAATTCCAATGACTGAAAGCCTGAAAATGTCCCCTATTAGCCATTCATAGCACCAGGAACAATATGAGGGCCAACAGAAGGCATCAAAAATGCCCTCTCAGCAGATAGCCCAAAGGATGCATTATGTGCCAATCTAAGGGAGCGACAACTCAGCATGTTTAACTGTTGCTTTAATCTGTGGGTCTCTGTGGTGTCAGACCAGAACTGAAAACCTACCTTCTGTTTCCAAAACCTGTGCAGTCTTGTGTTTGATCGGGGCTACATtgtttatactgtatttcaggCAGCTTTTGTTTTGCTCGTTTTGCATTGTGAGTGTTAATGTagagggggtgaggggttagagtgtgtgggtgtggaatATACGATTTCAGGGACATTCCAGTTTGGATTTTAAGCAAAGTAAAACCATACAGTGTGGAGAGTGACCAGGCTTACAACAGATCTTTGATCTGTCCTTTTGACCCCACCCCACTAATCAccaacatgcacatacacacactcacagtcactcCAGTAACAGGTTGAATAACCATAAAAGTATTGTCTTTAGCCATTTTGACTTGGgtaaaaaagttttttcttttacttaaCAATAAGAACCAAATATATATTGGCAGATGGCTATTGTGACGTGTGGTTCTTGAGAAGTAGTCTTGGAATGAGTGCTCCACACCCCAGATCTCATTGGTTGTTTTTTCTAAGGTAACTGTTACTGGAAGTCTGACATGTTTATGACGCAGAAAAAAGACATCAGACAGAGACCTGGACCTGCACTGTTTTAATTAGCGCCAGCTGGGAACCGATTCCAGACATCCTAGTCACAAGCTTCAGTGGAGGAAGGGTTATATTAAGGACCATAAAGAGAACCCAGCACCACTTCCTTACATTGCATTGTCCCTctaacattctctctctctctctctctctctctttctcaggcaTGGTCGGATATGGCATGGCCAAAGCTGCTGTTCACCAGCTCTGCCAGAGTcttgctggggaaaaaaatggcctGCCACAAGGCTCCGCTGCGGTGGCCATCTTGCCGTGAGTGACAGGAAATCATGTGCTCTGCTACTGAGTGTTAGGATCTGCTGTCACCTGCGAGCTCCATATTGTACTGGGATCCACTGTAATGCATTATGTCTGACTACATCAGCCATTAGAGTTTGGATCCACTGTAATTCATTAGGTGTGACTGCATCTGTTATTAGAACGTGGACCCACTGGCATGCATTATGTCTAAAGGCATCTCCCATTACAGTTTGGATTCACTGTAATTAATGCATAATGTCTGACTGCATCTGGCATTAGACCCACTGTAATATTTTGGTCCCATACTGCTCAGTTGTTGGGTTTTGTATTAGACAGCCTTAGttttcactctctccatctgttcATCATTACAGCAATGACTCTGCAGTTTTAACCAGTCAGACCGCCATGTgaaggaggttttttttttaatgtaaatctCTTACATTCTTGAGCTTTGGCTTAAGACTGTAGATTTTTATTCTAAACTTactttttaatgcattgtttGAATCACAGCTGGATGGCAGTGTTATTAAGCATCTGCCATCTCTACTGGAATCATTTCAGAAGAGTTCCATATTTGTGTGTTGCAGCAGTCAAATTAATGATAATATTGCATCTGGTTTTGTCTAGCTTCTTACTTTATTGCCATTACTATCTTAAAGTGCCTGTTGGTTCCATTTCTGCATGTGTTCATAATGTTTGAGAGCACAAATCGGTGTTAGGGCTCATGCATGATTTTATTGAGATTCTTCTCATGTGTTGACTTGCTTACAGTGTAAACAGTAGTAATTCCTCTCTGTGCCCTGCTCAGTGTAACCTTGGACACACCGATGAACAGAAAATCCATGCCTGATGGCGACTTCAGCTCTTGGACGCCGCTGGAATATGTTGCAGAGTTAGTGGCTccgtctgtgtatgtgtgtgtttgtgtgtgtgtgtctgtacatgtatgcgtatgtgtgtgtgtttgtgtgcatgtgggtgtgcgtctgtgcatt from Megalops cyprinoides isolate fMegCyp1 chromosome 22, fMegCyp1.pri, whole genome shotgun sequence carries:
- the LOC118769755 gene encoding dihydropteridine reductase-like, whose protein sequence is MAAGEAHRVIVYGGRGALGSKCVEYFKSKSWWVASIDITANEEASANVLVKLTDSFTEQADQVTADVSMLLGGEKVDAILCVAGGWAGGSAKAKALYKNTDLMWKQSVWTSTISSHLATKHLKEGGLLTLAGAKAALAGTPGMVGYGMAKAAVHQLCQSLAGEKNGLPQGSAAVAILPVTLDTPMNRKSMPDGDFSSWTPLEYVAETFFSWTTGVDRPASGSLVQLVTSQGKTEATTVQP
- the clrn2 gene encoding clarin-2; translation: MPGIWKKITFSLASVLSIASVVLIVVALSTEKWVTGRILCKTGAELVNASDPELVKFIGDIYFGLFQGGKIRQCGLGSRRSRIYIFPKLVRKLNGGLHVIIILFLFIAIGFALVTLAFCIYNARKIPYQSIKGPSGIYLWNFFAGLFGVFAIVCFIAAMKHHRLTERVANFKEDIFQFVILEEDYAFSFWLCVASAATHGVNFIVVAMSKIHLPKIQTKKPEVPTVTAEDLLY
- the lap3 gene encoding cytosol aminopeptidase, with amino-acid sequence MMLRPFRKLILPGVRRHCCRSFSVSQNCWNARKGLVLGVYEKEKEDDSVHFTEAAENFDRALSGKLRELLTISGPALKKGKSRIFYGVDKEFSSVVLIGLGKSSADVCDKECWDNRKENIRAAVSAGCRLLQDLEVPEVEVDPCGDAQSAAEGAVLGLFEYDEFKKKKKKAVKTKLHGSSEAGAWEKGVLYGEGQNLARRLMEAPANHVTPTFFANTIEQRLAPFSDKVTIHKRSQSWIEEQQMGAFLSVSKGSEEPPVFLELHYNGSSDSSQPPLVLVGKGITFDSGGISLKPSSGMDAMRADMGGAATVCSSIVTAAALKLPVNIIGLAPLCENMPSGKANKPGDVVRAKNGKTIQVDNTDAEGRLILADALCYAHSFNPKAIVNAATLTGAMDVALGSAAAGVFTNSDWLWSQLHKASIITGDRVWRMPLFQHYTRQVTDSQLADLNNIGKYSRSGGACTAAAFLREFVTVPHWAHLDIAGVMSNKDEVPYLRKGMSGRPTRTLVEFAAGLCDES